Proteins co-encoded in one Pelobates fuscus isolate aPelFus1 chromosome 5, aPelFus1.pri, whole genome shotgun sequence genomic window:
- the HOMEZ gene encoding homeobox and leucine zipper protein Homez, whose protein sequence is MSPTTTKDSGMCPGGTSLLVCLPPISDNIQLIWTQAELTNELDDHPELLHTFSYFPYPTMPEIALLCLRCGLQMEKVKTWFMVQRIRCGISWSSEEIEETRSRLMYSQDQLHFKPLVAMAKKYIFQSPEKPAACVSTAESREQVNSALRSQITCDATPEAKKMRMYYPTLEAEKSRANMFNTERKIPSLSRINDHSDTYGQHVPDLSIGADSQSELRNTSRIPVAGHIFGVNETQASPATASYLSDEEHCKRMEKPSCTTDGLMSAQGYGYQEQNSGGSKRQRKTKEQLAVLKSFFLKCQWACREDYKMLEEITGLPRSDIIQWFGDTRYALKHGQLKWFRDNAQGRPSWLDEPQHLVTNGKPFDPKLSGSPVSGNVTPVADFKDIKLSIQPTGAVPIQAPEVQGGYISNKSSDSITEKAPDNMVITLISSSGTVHTVMQPGQDMPGTIPPFTDGSRTEGQIIPPDLQTTAKTCPPTPSPMLATFSQVDYGVLERYWSVHHHIKEDDCQSLAAESGLSREQVLDWFCRKSEPAEVELCLEEEGEEEEEEDEEGEEGEEEEEEDEDMIEDYDKLEVEEEDEYDVVIQD, encoded by the coding sequence ATGTCTCCAACAACCACCAAGGATTCAGGCATGTGCCCTGGAGGCACTTCGCTCCTTGTCTGCCTTCCACCTATTTCTGATAACATACAGCTGATATGGACTCAGGCAGAGTTGACCAATGAATTAGATGATCACCCAGAGCTACTGCACACCTTTAGTTACTTCCCTTATCCCACCATGCCAGAAATTGCTTTACTTTGCTTGCGTTGTGGGCTACAGATGGAAAAGGTAAAGACTTGGTTTATGGTACAGAGGATCCGCTGTGGTATTAGCTGGTCATCAGAAGAGATTGAAGAGACACGCTCACGTCTCATGTACAGTCAGGACCAGCTACACTTCAAACCTCTTGTTGCCatggcaaaaaaatatatttttcagagCCCAGAGAAACCAGCAGCATGTGTTTCAACAGCTGAATCAAGGGAACAAGTCAACTCTGCTTTACGTTCACAAATCACATGTGATGCTACGCCAGAGGCCAAGAAGATGAGAATGTACTATCCTACATTAGAGGCAGAGAAATCTAGGGCTAATATGTTTAACACAGAACGTAAAATTCCTAGCCTATCTAGGATCAATGATCATTCAGACACTTATGGACAGCATGTACCAGATTTATCTATTGGTGCAGACTCTCAGTCGGAACTGAGGAACACATCAAGAATTCCTGTTGCTGGTCACATTTTTGGAGTTAATGAGACACAAGCTAGCCCAGCTACAGCAAGCTACCTATCTGATGAGGAACACTGCAAGAGAATGGAGAAACCATCTTGCACTACAGATGGTCTCATGTCAGCTCAAGGTTATGGATACCAAGAGCAAAACAGTGGAGGCTCAAAACGTCAGCGAAAGACCAAAGAACAGCTAGCAGTTCTCAAATCATTTTTCTTAAAGTGCCAGTGGGCATGCCGTGAAGACTACAAAATGCTTGAGGAGATCACTGGCCTTCCAAGGTCAGATATTATCCAGTGGTTTGGAGATACCCGTTATGCACTCAAACATGGACAGCTCAAGTGGTTCCGGGACAATGCTCAGGGGCGGCCCAGCTGGCTGGATGAACCTCAGCATCTAGTTACAAATGGAAAACCATTTGACCCAAAACTTTCAGGAAGCCCGGTTTCGGGAAATGTAACACCAGTGGCTGATTTCAAAGACATAAAACTGTCCATTCAGCCCACAGGAGCTGTACCAATACAGGCACCGGAAGTTCAGGGTGGATATATCTCCAATAAATCTTCAGATTCAATCACAGAAAAGGCTCCTGATAACATGGTTATTACATTGATATCTTCTTCAGGGACAGTGCACACAGTCATGCAGCCTGGACAAGACATGCCAGGCACAATTCCTCCTTTTACAGACGGTTCAAGGACAGAAGGGCAAATTATTCCACCTGATCTGCAGACAACAGCAAAGACATGTCCTCCTACCCCATCTCCCATGCTTGCTACTTTCTCTCAGGTGgactatggtgttttggaaagataCTGGTCAGTTCACCACCACATCAAGGAAGATGATTGCCAGTCATTGGCTGCAGAATCTGGGTTAAGTCGTGAGCAAGTGCTAGATTGGTTTTGTCGTAAAAGTGAACCAGCTGAAGTAGAGCTTTGCCTGGAAGAGGaaggggaagaagaagaagaggaggacgaggagggggaggagggggaggaagaagaagaagaagatgaAGACATGATAGAGGATTATGATAAACTAGAGGTAGAGGAGGAAGATGAGTATGATGTAGTTATCCAGGATTAG